A part of Primulina eburnea isolate SZY01 chromosome 10, ASM2296580v1, whole genome shotgun sequence genomic DNA contains:
- the LOC140842570 gene encoding transcription initiation factor TFIID subunit 8-like: MNGGGEVDGRRDDQGPIIRSGTNIFGRAISRVFVGQMCESIGFQGVNESALDSLAGIVISYISDLGKTSKFHANLAGRAECNVFDVIQGLVDLGWSQGFSGVSEAQNDCVISSGPIKELDEYVVSAEEIPFAQPVPRFPVIRGRKMIPSFSQMGETPSSKHIPVWLPAFPDPHTYIQTPVWNERHTDPRTDMIELARQRRKAERSLLSLQQRLVCNGSLVAAASAGDLAEPDEVGKSKFFEIENSVPVKPLQDSGRNLLPVDVHAKLPGESHTEKRASLLETFAPAIETMKDRLDSGSDGDKLLPEKRKPIFLELKGGKNVFGESLDLRIQNKAAARTSSWFEHEDEKDDKKRRVEFILQKSMENQLELPQL, from the coding sequence ATGAACGGTGGAGGTGAAGTAGATGGACGGAGAGATGACCAAGGTCCGATAATTCGATCTGGCACCAATATATTTGGCCGAGCGATTTCAAGGGTATTTGTGGGGCAGATGTGTGAGAGTATTGGTTTTCAGGGAGTCAACGAGTCTGCTCTTGATTCCCTAGCTGGAATTGTGATTAGCTACATCAGTGACCTGGGAAAAACTTCAAAATTTCATGCAAATTTGGCTGGTAGGGCCGAGTGCAATGTCTTTGATGTCATTCAAGGATTAGTGGATTTGGGCTGGTCACAAGGATTTTCTGGTGTTTCTGAGGCCCAAAATGATTGTGTAATTAGTTCTGGTCCTATCAAAGAGCTCGACGAGTATGTGGTGTCTGCGGAGGAGATACCTTTTGCTCAGCCAGTTCCACGGTTTCCTGTGATCAGGGGACGGAAAATGATACCTAGTTTCTCGCAAATGGGCGAGACACCCAGTTCTAAACATATACCAGTTTGGTTGCCTGCATTTCCAGATCCTCACACATATATACAAACGCCTGTATGGAACGAGAGGCACACTGACCCTCGTACAGATATGATTGAGCTGGCAAGGCAGCGTAGAAAGGCAGAAAGGTCCTTGTTAAGCTTGCAGCAGCGGCTGGTGTGTAATGGGTCATTAGTGGCTGCAGCCTCAGCTGGAGATTTAGCTGAACCGGATGAGGTGGGGAAGTCCAAGTTTTTTGAAATTGAAAATTCTGTTCCTGTTAAGCCGTTGCAGGATAGTGGGAGAAACTTGTTACCGGTTGATGTGCATGCTAAGCTTCCCGGTGAGTCACACACAGAAAAGCGTGCCTCTTTATTGGAGACATTTGCTCCTGCTATCGAGACAATGAAGGACAGGCTTGATTCTGGAAGTGATGGGGACAAGCTTCTTCCGGAGAAGAGGAAACCTATATTTCTGGAGTTGAAGGGTGGTAAAAATGTCTTCGGAGAATCACTTGATTTGAGGATTCAGAACAAGGCCGCTGCTAGAACTTCATCCTGGTTCGAACATGAGGACGAAAAAGATGATAAGAAGAGGAGGGTTGAGTTTATACTCCAGAAGTCTATGGAAAACCAGCTAGAACTCCCTCAGTTGTAA